In a genomic window of Phragmites australis chromosome 14, lpPhrAust1.1, whole genome shotgun sequence:
- the LOC133891737 gene encoding serine/threonine-protein kinase Nek3-like: MEQYEVLEQIGKGSFGSALLVRHKLERKRYVLKKIRLARQTNRCRRSAHQEMELIAKVRNPYIVEYKESWVEKGCYVCIVIGYCKGGDMSEVIKKANSNHFSEERLCLWLVQLLMALDYLHVNHILHRDVKCSNIFLTKDQNIRLGDFGLAKVLTSDDLASSVVGTPTYMCPELLADIPYGSKSDIWSLGCCIYEMTALRPAFKAFDMQALINKINKSVVAPLPTIYSGAFRGLLKSMLRKSPDHRPSAAELLKHPHLQPYVFKLQSKSTPARNLLSAKPPNRHGTNKIALSDGEDNCKLKYSKSHSFKVERVVKLDQAAARHGPPSSTRADKDCSELLNQPMDELSAQVTKKVVDEVIHDKYSKVTRSPSPTPRRASPTPRRRLQPSKTFHASTAHQERPPSRSSVDRMVQATRRISLPMRMIKTPEKRQGTDIVTRLKSPDVSVNAPRIDRIAEFPLASFEDPLHCIKKLTLPSIINQSITKDKCTSQVLRSDSENYTDTPGIDHLLCVQNSPRSSSDWRQKRFDTRSYQQRAEALEGLLEFSAQLLQQERFEELGILLKLFGPGKTSPRETAIWLSRSFKETGL; encoded by the exons ATGGAGCAGTACGAGGTGCTGGAGCAGATTGGGAAGGGTTCATTCGGCTCTGCACTCCTGGTGAGGCACAAGCTTGAGAGGAAGAG GTACGTCTTGAAGAAGATCCGCCTCGCGCGCCAGACCAACCGGTGCCGCCGATCAGCACACCAGGAG ATGGAGCTCATTGCAAAAGTAAGGAACCCTTACATTGTGGAATACAAAGAGTCTTGGGTGGAGAAG GGTTGCTACGTGTGTATTGTGATCGGTTACTGCAAGGGAGGGGACAT GTCAGAGGTCATTAAGAAGGCTAACAGTAACCATTTCTCAGAAGAG AGACTTTGTTTGTGGCTTGTGCAGCTCCTGATGGCACTTGATTACTTGCATGTCAATCATATCCTTCATCGCGATGTCAAG TGCTCAAATATCTTTCTGACGAAGGACCAAAACATACGGCTTG GTGACTTTGGGCTTGCTAAAGTATTGACTTCTGACGATTTAGCTTCTTCA GTTGTGGGAACTCCAACTTACATGTGTCCTGAACTTCTTGCTGATATTCCATATGGTTCCAAGTCTGATATATGGTCCCTTG GCTGCTGCATCTATGAGATGACTGCTCTCAGGCCTGCATTTAAAGCATTT GATATGCAAGCACTGATAAACAAGATAAACAAGTCTGTTGTAGCTCCTCTACCAACTATATACTCTGGTGCATT TAGGGGCCTACTCAAAAGCATGTTGCGCAAAAGTCCAGATCACAGGCCAAGT GCTGCAGAACTGCTTAAGCATCCGCACCTCCAGCCCTACGTGTTCAAACTCCAATCAAAGTCGACTCCTGCTCGCAATTTGTTATCTGCTAAACCTCCTAACAGACATGGCACAAATAAGATTGCACTTTCTGATGGCGAAGATAATTGTAAGCTCAAATACAGTAAGAGCCATTCATTTAAAGTGGAGAGGGTTGTGAAACTTGACCAAGCCGCTGCTAGACATGGCCCTCCTAGTTCGACTAGAGCTGACAAAGATTGTTCAGAATTGCTGAATCAACCAATGGATGAGTTGTCAGCCCAAGTTACCAAGAAAGTTGTCGACGAAGTGATACATGATAAGTATTCAAAAGTAACGAGATCTCCATCGCCTACTCCAAGAAGGGCGTCACCAACACCTAGAAGACGACTGCAACCTTCGAAGACATTTCATGCTAGCACAGCTCACCAGGAG CGCCCACCGTCAAGGTCTTCAGTCGACCGAATGGTTCAAGCTACACGACGAATATCACTCCCCATGCGGATGATCAAAACTCCTGAAAAGCGGCAGGGCACCGACATTGTTACCAGATTGAAATCTCCTGATGTTTCAGTAAACGCTCCTAGGATAGACAGAATTGCTGAATTCCCATTGGCATCCTTTGAAGACCCATTACATTGCATCAAGAAGCTCACGTTGCCATCTATCATTAACCAATCCATCACCAAGGACAAGTGCACTTCCCAAGTGCTCCGAAGCGATAGCGAAAACTACACTGACACTCCTGGCATCGACCACCTTCTCTGTGTTCAAAATTCACCCAGAAGCTCGTCAGATTGGAGGCAGAAGAGGTTCGACACGAGGTCTTACCAGCAGAGAGCTGAGGCTCTGGAGGGTTTGCTGGAGTTCAGTGCCCAGTTGCTGCAGCAGGAGAGGTTTGAGGAGCTGGGGATCTTGCTAAAGCTTTTCGGCCCCGGCAAGACATCTCCAAGAGAGACAGCCATATGGTTGTCAAGGAGTTTCAAAGAAACCGGATTATAA
- the LOC133891459 gene encoding probable ribose-5-phosphate isomerase 3, chloroplastic, translating into MAATAISVRFHPATAERRVASARRGRSLAVIRAQSAPAAALTQDDLKRLAAVRAVEQVKSGMVLGLGTGSTAAFAVAEIGALLAAEKLDKIVGVPTSKRTFEQAQSLGIPLSTLDDHPCIDLAIDGADEVDPDLNLVKGRGGALLREKMVEAASDKFIVVIDETKLVTGLGGSGLAMPVEVVQFCWKYNLVRLQELFKEEGVEAKLRLDEGDKPYVTDNSNYIVDLYFKTPIKDALAAGKEISALEGVVEHGLFLDMASSVIIAGTDGVSVKTK; encoded by the exons ATGGCCGCCACCGCCATCTCCGTCCGCTTCCACCCGGCCACCGCGGAGCGCCGTGTCGCCTCCGCGCGCCGGGGGCGCAGTCTCGCCGTCATCCGCGCGCAGtccgcgccggcggcggcgctgacgCAGGACGACCTGAAGCGGCTGGCGGCGGTGCGCGCGGTCGAGCAGGTGAAGAGCGGGATGGTGCTGGGGCTCGGGACAGGCTCCACAGCCGCCTTCGCCGTCGCCGAGATCGGCGCGCTCCTCGCCGCCGAGAAGCTCGACAAGATCGTCGGCGTGCCCACCTCCAAGCGCACCTTCGAGCAGGCGCAGTCGCTCGGCATCCCGCTCTCCACACTCGACGACCACCCGTGCATCGACCTCGCCATCGACGGCGCAGACGAG GTTGACCCAGACCTTAACCTTGTGAAAGGGCGTGGTGGTGCCCTTCTCCGTGAGAAGATGGTTGAGGCTGCATCAGACAAGTTCATTGTTGTTATTGATGAGACAAAACTAGTTACTGGCTTAGGAGGAAGCGGTCTAGCCATGCCAGTGGAAGTTGTGCAGTTCTGCTGGAAGTACAATCTAGTAAGATTGCAGGAACTATTTAAGGAGGAAGGGGTCGAGGCAAAACTAAGATTGGATGAAGGTGACAAGCCCTATGTTACTGACAATTCAAACTACATTGTTGATTTATACTTCAAGACGCCAATCAAGGATGCATTGGCAGCGGGGAAGGAGATCTCAGCTTTGGAAGGAGTTGTTGAGCATGGGTTGTTCTTGGACATGGCGAGTTCAGTTATCATTGCTGGAACTGACGGTGTCAGTGTCAAAACGAAGTGA
- the LOC133891714 gene encoding disease resistance protein Pik-2-like: protein MEGAAQIILSNTGQLLSEEYRQLRGVSNEVVELRNDLDTMNALLIMQSEAEDGAVDHFVRVWMKQLRELAYDAEDCIDQYMLRIKSRPFRTLLERRRLASEISALRTRAVAISERHARYGVDREALRRSPSLSAPPVLAASASGHALRPDNDPAANHHPCQLVGIEDQADNLVERLMAQAGGERERKVFFIVGFGGLGKTTLAMEVCRRLETEFPCQAMVSVSQAFDPCRDLKALLKRVLQQVVKVKTENERGVKEEGTLREIDGLDEHQLADQLKEIIKDKRYLFVVDDVWTIRAWEAIQSMLPGNKCDSRIIVTTRIEAVAKACISSSVSYVHAMKPLELEDSKKLFLSRAFGSESASCPEDLKSVMDSILKKCGGLPLAIVSIASVLAGYSSSENKYKWETITKSIGSQMQSNATLEGMRQILTLSYNHLPHHLKGCMMYLSIFPEDYEVDKYRLLCRWIAEGLVLEKRGLTLMEVAVSYLDELVSRNMIESRVGFRNSYWKVHEILLEESCRVHDMLLEVMVFKSLESNFVSLLGGQYATMSYDRIRRLSIQGGDDRRPQGAWKHKKQMSGHSIKGMGVEHVRSCVTKY, encoded by the exons atggAGGGTGCGGCCCAGATCATCTTGAGCAACACTGGGCAGCTGCTGAGTGAGGAGTACCGGCAGCTACGCGGCGTCAGTAACGAGGTTGTTGAGCTGCGAAACGATCTGGACACCATGAATGCCCTGCTCATCATGCAGTCCGAGGCCGAGGACGGCGCCGTGGACCACTTCGTCCGGGTATGGATGAAGCAGTTGCGTGAGCTCGCCTACGATGCGGAGGACTGCATCGACCAGTACATGCTCCGCATCAAGTCGAGGCCGTTCAGAACGCTCTTggagcgccgccgcctcgcctcTGAAATCAGCGCCCTCCGCACCCGCGCCGTCGCCATTAGCGAGCGCCACGCGCGGTACGGCGTCGACCGCGAGGCTCTGCGCCGCTCCCCTTCTTTATCTGCCCCTCCGGTACTGGCGGCGTCCGCGTCTGGGCATGCGCTCCGCCCAGACAACGACCCTGCTGCTAACCACCACCCATGCCAGCTCGTCGGCATCGAGGACCAGGCGGATAACCTGGTCGAGCGGCTGATGGCGCAGGCGGGCGGAGAGCGCGAGCGCAAGGTATTCTTTATAGTGGGGTTCGGGGGCCTCGGCAAGACTACGCTGGCCATGGAGGTGTGCCGGCGGTTGGAGACGGAGTTCCCGTGCCAGGCGATGGTGTCGGTGTCTCAGGCGTTCGACCCTTGCAGGGACCTCAAGGCGCTGCTCAAGCGCGTGCTTCAGCAGGTCGTCAAGGTCAAAACGGAGAATGAGAGAGGGGTCAAGGAAGAGGGGACCCTGAGAGAAATCGACGGCCTGGATGAGCACCAGCTGGCCGACCAGCTCAAGGAGATCATCAAGGACAAAAG GTACCTCTTTGTGGTCGATGATGTGTGGACCATTCGAGCATGGGAGGCAATCCAATCAATGTTGCCAGGGAACAAGTGTGACAGCAGAATCATAGTGACCACTAGGATAGAGGCTGTGGCTAAAGCATGCATTTCTAGTAGTGTATCTTACGTCCATGCTATGAAACCCCTTGAGCTCGAAGATTCCAAGAAGTTGTTCCTCAGTAGAGCATTTGGCTCCGAGAGTGCATCTTGCCCCGAGGATCTCAAATCTGTAATGGACAGTATTCTCAAGAAATGTGGTGGGCTACCATTGGCCATTGTTAGCATTGCTAGCGTTCTGGCGGGCTACAGTTCATCAGAAAACAAATATAAGTGGGAAACAATTACCAAATCAATTGGTTCTCAGATGCAGAGCAACGCTACCCTTGAGGGGATGAGGCAGATACTGACGCTTAGCTACAACCACCTGCCTCATCACCTCAAGGGTTGCATGATGTACCTTAGCATCTTCCCGGAGGATTACGAGGTCGACAAATATCGGCTCTTGTGCAGATGGATCGCCGAAGGATTGGTTCTGGAGAAGCGAGGCTTGACCCTAATGGAGGTTGCAGTATCCTACTTGGATGAGCTGGTGAGTAGGAACATGATTGAGTCAAGAGTTGGTTTCAGAAACTCTTATTGGAAGGTGCATGAAATACTTCTTGAGGAGTCGTGCCGGGTGCACGACATGCTTCTTGAGGTCATGGTCTTCAAGTCGTTGGAGTCTAACTTTGTCAGCCTGCTAGGAGGGCAGTATGCAACTATGTCCTATGATAGGATTCGTCGCCTCTCCATCCAGGGGGGTGATGATAGGAGGCCCCAGGGTGCATGGAAGCACAAGAAGCAGATGTCTGGACACAGCATTAAGGGGATGGGCGTGGAGCATGTTCGATCATGTGTAACAAAATACTAA